From Rhodothermales bacterium, a single genomic window includes:
- a CDS encoding cold shock domain-containing protein — protein sequence MPTGKVKWFNPEKGFGFIIPDEGGRDLFVHLSAVKGMSFGDSLEEGQPVEFNVQETQKGLQAVDVKLTD from the coding sequence ATGCCAACTGGAAAAGTTAAATGGTTCAATCCTGAAAAAGGGTTTGGATTCATCATCCCGGATGAAGGCGGTCGCGACCTGTTCGTGCATCTTTCAGCGGTGAAAGGGATGTCCTTCGGCGACTCACTCGAGGAAGGACAGCCGGTCGAATTCAACGTTCAGGAAACCCAGAAAGGGTTGCAGGCCGTCGACGTCAAACTCACGGACTGA